A single window of Paenibacillus sp. FSL H8-0537 DNA harbors:
- a CDS encoding DUF5713 family protein, which yields MQNNSSASFEYLKDMYIDGYYPDFLVDKVKAELVKVVEFLEQGNQDIEEIQSKLDIAIHAINALAEEFDENDSEIETVARESIAQTVEDILAFFGIEIDTEEAIRERDW from the coding sequence GTGCAAAATAATAGTAGTGCGTCATTTGAATATTTAAAAGATATGTATATTGATGGATATTACCCTGATTTTCTTGTTGATAAAGTCAAAGCTGAACTAGTTAAAGTTGTTGAATTTTTGGAACAAGGAAATCAAGATATCGAAGAAATTCAATCAAAGCTTGATATCGCCATTCATGCAATCAATGCTCTTGCAGAAGAGTTTGACGAAAATGACAGCGAAATTGAAACCGTTGCGAGAGAATCAATTGCACAAACTGTTGAAGATATTTTAGCCTTTTTTGGTATCGAAATAGATACAGAAGAAGCCATTCGTGAACGTGATTGGTAG
- a CDS encoding radical SAM/SPASM domain-containing protein produces the protein MKRFKKFYVEITSICNLACTFCPQTQRAKGFIQVEDFEKRLEQIKPFTDYIYFHLKGEPLLHPKIDELLDLSQKHGFKVNLTSNGTLLHKVKEKILTKPALRQMNFSLHSFDGHVGSTNKEGYIRSVLDFAREAVERTNMIISLRLWNLHTDNATNAERQRNRDVLSIIEQQFGLDYFIEERVAPGKGLKIADRIYLNQDHEFEWPDLNAEEDDGKGFCYGLRNQAGILVDGTVVPCCLDGEGVIDLGNINDKSFSDIIEDDRAIKLVEGFSRREAVEELCRKCGYRKRFGAGA, from the coding sequence ATGAAGAGGTTTAAGAAATTTTATGTGGAGATTACGAGCATCTGCAATTTGGCGTGCACCTTCTGTCCCCAGACACAGCGGGCAAAAGGCTTTATCCAGGTCGAGGACTTCGAAAAGCGGCTGGAGCAGATTAAACCGTTTACGGACTATATTTATTTTCATCTAAAAGGCGAGCCGCTGCTGCATCCGAAAATTGACGAGCTGCTGGATCTCAGCCAAAAGCACGGCTTTAAAGTCAATTTGACGTCAAATGGGACGCTGCTTCATAAAGTGAAAGAGAAAATTTTGACAAAGCCGGCGCTGCGCCAAATGAATTTTTCCTTGCATAGCTTTGACGGACACGTTGGCTCCACAAATAAAGAAGGTTATATTCGAAGCGTATTGGATTTTGCACGTGAGGCGGTTGAGCGGACAAATATGATCATTTCGCTGCGCCTGTGGAATTTGCATACCGATAATGCGACGAATGCGGAGCGCCAGCGCAATCGTGACGTTTTGTCGATTATTGAACAGCAATTTGGACTGGATTACTTCATTGAGGAGCGGGTTGCTCCCGGTAAAGGACTGAAAATTGCTGATCGCATTTACTTGAATCAGGATCATGAGTTTGAATGGCCGGATTTGAATGCGGAAGAGGATGACGGCAAAGGCTTCTGCTACGGACTGCGCAATCAGGCAGGTATATTGGTCGATGGAACGGTCGTTCCATGCTGCCTCGACGGCGAAGGCGTCATTGATCTTGGCAACATTAATGATAAATCGTTCTCGGACATTATTGAGGATGATCGGGCGATTAAGCTGGTCGAGGGTTTCTCCCGCAGGGAAGCGGTCGAGGAGCTGTGCCGGAAATGCGGCTATCGCAAGCGCTTTGGAGCTGGGGCGTAA
- a CDS encoding WG repeat-containing protein has translation MNADDMQWVRLAAAHLPVGAELTEISCPSPHYAVVVADFNGDGCPEVAAVYRLNNEYFVMILQHCQLGWVIGACVKGNGYGVTVMTAAPVTSCLCCNLIIGWQVGAIWSTLSVYAYSNFKLCPVLPDGINFSYVDVEDMPGPNGRDGQAELALWAHDTGEAYDVHVMRWSKGMLVPAPDVYPYYFCKVVHYYERMVAEHPDYGFYWFHLADAQFKACQLQAALDSVHKALSFPEPYPSLEVLKQLKQAILASGRGEADTEAARLAAGMTADMGGFDHAGTAANMMGTTSPVGLDYPQALQQGRDWASNDTDWSLDGTQYVEAAFETGEMDHARRAVLLPAAVKTTSGTKWGYIDAKGSFIIEPQYSSADAFQPNGLAVVQSGNNSGLIDRSGAFRIQPIYDFIGPFSEGRAVIIDSAGFKIIDERGNVLTPKAYSYISAFADERAMFYDMNEADNSSKYGYLDRKGAEVIPAQFESAGDFTKGKAVVKLHEQAFALIDRNGRKLTEYPFYDVGQLGEGLLSYQPEQNGKYGYINERGQSVIYPAFTSAMPFQDGRAIVNTAEGFGALYGVIEKRGGYVVQPAYNDIRQLGEQRLALGKARNADQPYLGSLYAIADHDGKLLTDYFFTDVADYKYGLASVTDGKQTYFINTKGQPAEGYPRLSGRGVLTIMDGVVQAIVDNRESYYTRSGRLIWQSNTVIPLRVPLRVKEHKYKPNVDYLVYYPSVEGMVNQAAQQQVNRKLEELSQVKRVPANVQLEYSYDGDFDVTWFHKNLLVLQLNGYNFPFGAAHGMPTMIYSHINVIDGSMYELRDLFQPGSNYVKVLSDIVGEQIKTDPQYSYVFPDTYTGIKADQPFYVTEDALHLYFNPYDIAPFAAGFPTFRIPYAQIRSIIATEGAFWRSFH, from the coding sequence ATGAACGCGGATGACATGCAGTGGGTGCGATTGGCTGCCGCTCATTTGCCAGTTGGAGCGGAGCTGACTGAAATTTCGTGCCCGTCTCCACATTATGCAGTTGTAGTGGCGGATTTTAATGGGGACGGTTGCCCCGAGGTAGCAGCGGTGTATCGTTTGAATAACGAATATTTTGTAATGATTTTGCAGCATTGTCAGCTTGGCTGGGTGATAGGCGCTTGTGTGAAAGGAAATGGGTACGGCGTAACGGTGATGACTGCGGCCCCTGTGACCAGCTGTCTATGCTGTAATTTAATCATTGGCTGGCAGGTTGGAGCCATTTGGTCCACGCTGTCGGTGTATGCCTACAGCAATTTCAAGCTTTGCCCTGTGCTGCCGGATGGCATCAATTTCAGCTATGTGGATGTAGAGGATATGCCTGGACCAAATGGAAGGGATGGGCAGGCCGAGCTGGCATTATGGGCACATGACACGGGGGAAGCGTATGATGTCCACGTCATGCGCTGGTCGAAAGGAATGCTTGTTCCGGCGCCAGATGTGTATCCTTATTACTTCTGCAAAGTCGTCCATTATTACGAACGAATGGTAGCCGAGCATCCGGATTATGGCTTCTATTGGTTTCATCTTGCAGATGCGCAGTTTAAAGCGTGCCAGTTGCAGGCGGCGCTTGACTCTGTCCACAAGGCGCTTAGCTTCCCTGAGCCTTACCCATCGCTTGAGGTGCTGAAGCAATTAAAGCAAGCCATATTGGCTAGCGGTAGAGGGGAAGCTGATACAGAGGCAGCGCGGCTAGCAGCAGGAATGACTGCCGATATGGGCGGTTTTGATCACGCTGGAACTGCAGCTAATATGATGGGAACAACTTCGCCAGTGGGGCTCGACTATCCGCAAGCCTTGCAGCAAGGAAGGGATTGGGCCAGTAATGACACGGATTGGTCTCTTGATGGAACGCAATATGTAGAAGCTGCATTTGAAACAGGGGAAATGGATCATGCTCGCCGAGCAGTTCTCCTTCCGGCAGCCGTAAAGACGACGAGCGGAACAAAATGGGGTTACATCGACGCAAAAGGGAGCTTCATCATTGAGCCGCAATACAGCAGTGCTGATGCTTTTCAGCCAAATGGGCTCGCTGTCGTGCAGTCAGGCAACAATAGCGGTCTAATTGATAGGTCAGGCGCTTTCCGGATTCAGCCGATCTATGATTTTATCGGCCCGTTCTCGGAAGGCCGGGCGGTCATCATAGATAGCGCAGGCTTTAAAATCATCGATGAGCGAGGGAATGTACTTACCCCCAAGGCTTATTCATACATTTCCGCGTTTGCAGATGAACGGGCGATGTTCTATGACATGAATGAAGCAGACAACAGCTCCAAATATGGGTATTTGGATCGTAAAGGGGCGGAGGTTATACCGGCACAGTTCGAAAGCGCCGGCGATTTTACGAAAGGAAAAGCCGTCGTGAAGCTGCATGAGCAGGCCTTTGCGCTAATTGATCGAAACGGACGCAAGCTTACCGAATACCCGTTTTATGATGTAGGCCAGCTCGGAGAGGGACTGCTTTCCTATCAGCCGGAGCAAAATGGCAAATACGGGTACATCAATGAGCGCGGCCAATCGGTCATTTATCCGGCGTTTACGTCGGCCATGCCGTTTCAGGATGGCCGGGCAATTGTAAATACAGCGGAGGGTTTTGGCGCGTTGTATGGCGTTATTGAGAAGCGGGGCGGCTATGTCGTGCAGCCGGCCTATAATGATATTCGCCAGCTGGGCGAGCAGCGGCTGGCGCTGGGCAAGGCGAGAAACGCAGATCAGCCGTATCTGGGCTCACTATATGCAATTGCAGATCATGACGGCAAACTGCTGACGGACTATTTTTTCACGGATGTGGCGGATTATAAGTATGGGCTGGCTTCCGTTACCGATGGGAAACAGACCTACTTTATAAATACGAAGGGACAGCCCGCCGAGGGGTATCCGCGGCTGTCTGGCAGAGGCGTATTAACGATTATGGACGGCGTTGTACAGGCAATTGTTGATAACCGGGAGTCCTATTATACGCGCAGCGGGCGCCTCATTTGGCAAAGCAATACGGTCATTCCGCTTCGGGTTCCGCTGCGTGTCAAGGAGCACAAATATAAGCCGAACGTTGATTATTTGGTGTATTATCCAAGCGTTGAAGGCATGGTGAACCAGGCGGCACAGCAGCAGGTGAACCGTAAGCTGGAGGAGCTGTCGCAGGTCAAGAGGGTCCCGGCGAATGTGCAGCTGGAGTACTCGTATGACGGCGATTTTGACGTTACCTGGTTCCACAAAAACCTTCTAGTCCTGCAGTTAAATGGCTACAATTTCCCGTTCGGGGCTGCACATGGCATGCCGACGATGATTTACAGCCACATCAATGTCATCGACGGGTCGATGTACGAGCTGAGGGATCTGTTCCAGCCAGGCAGCAATTATGTAAAGGTGCTTAGTGATATCGTTGGCGAGCAAATTAAGACGGATCCTCAGTATAGCTATGTATTTCCAGATACCTATACGGGAATTAAAGCGGATCAGCCTTTTTATGTGACGGAGGATGCGCTGCATTTATATTTTAACCCGTATGATATTGCGCCGTTTGCGGCCGGGTTCCCGACGTTCCGCATTCCTTATGCCCAAATACGCTCCATTATTGCGACAGAAGGCGCTTTCTGGCGATCCTTTCATTGA
- a CDS encoding ferritin-like domain-containing protein: MNWVDYQWRSSVFMPVWTTTPQHALTLIKEAVQGERNDELFYDELIRLAPNAEQAGIIMSIRNDERSHNHMFRGIYRQLTGQEITGISNEAHQPVNSYLAGLEEALLGELAAVEKYRSIWFGLPAGIYKDTVFGIILDELKHASKYNYLITLNRTKG; the protein is encoded by the coding sequence ATGAATTGGGTTGATTACCAATGGAGAAGTTCAGTGTTTATGCCTGTGTGGACAACAACCCCACAGCATGCGCTAACGTTAATAAAAGAAGCGGTACAAGGGGAACGAAATGATGAGTTGTTCTATGATGAGCTGATTAGGCTTGCGCCGAATGCCGAGCAGGCAGGGATCATTATGTCTATTCGCAATGATGAGCGCAGTCACAACCACATGTTTCGCGGGATTTACAGGCAGCTTACGGGTCAGGAAATTACCGGTATCAGCAATGAAGCCCATCAGCCGGTGAACTCCTATCTGGCTGGATTAGAGGAAGCATTATTAGGAGAGCTTGCGGCAGTCGAAAAATATCGCAGTATTTGGTTCGGCTTGCCAGCGGGTATATACAAAGACACGGTTTTTGGCATTATTTTAGACGAGTTGAAGCATGCAAGTAAATACAATTATTTGATTACTTTAAATCGAACGAAGGGTTAG
- a CDS encoding YafY family protein produces the protein MRADRLIAILLLLQNRGRMTSQELANQLEVSGRTIHRDMEALSTAGIPIVAERGTNGGWMLAEGYRTNLTGMKKEEIQSLLLSQPTGIALELGISDNFDAAFQKLIAAFPSMYREEAEKVRQRIHIDGAGWREASEQVPLLPLIQEAIWLERKLLIAYTRGAELAERLVQPLGLVAKNNAWYLVADTEGGMRTYRISRLHEAAMQGESFDRPERFDLASYWQQSIAQFKSELPRYPAKIRMKEADLPRFRKQWYVTVTAVGTVYQDEIQADVLFNTLESACEILLKFGSTVEALEPLELRQKLLQEVQSMMSLYTDKQEEGPDKPIKGN, from the coding sequence CTGCGGGCAGATCGATTAATTGCCATATTGCTGCTGCTGCAAAATCGCGGCAGAATGACGTCACAGGAGCTGGCGAACCAGCTTGAAGTATCGGGAAGGACAATCCATCGCGACATGGAGGCGTTAAGCACTGCGGGCATTCCGATCGTGGCCGAGCGCGGGACGAATGGCGGCTGGATGCTTGCCGAAGGCTACAGGACGAATTTGACCGGGATGAAAAAGGAAGAAATCCAGTCGCTGCTTCTGTCCCAGCCTACGGGCATTGCCTTAGAATTGGGGATCAGCGATAACTTTGACGCTGCTTTTCAGAAGCTGATCGCCGCATTTCCGTCGATGTATCGGGAGGAAGCGGAAAAGGTGCGGCAGCGCATTCATATCGACGGTGCGGGCTGGCGGGAAGCAAGCGAGCAGGTGCCGCTTCTCCCGCTGATTCAAGAAGCGATTTGGCTGGAGCGGAAGCTGCTCATTGCATACACTCGCGGAGCGGAGCTGGCTGAAAGGCTAGTTCAACCACTCGGGCTTGTGGCGAAAAATAATGCGTGGTACCTCGTTGCTGACACGGAAGGCGGAATGCGAACGTATCGCATTTCCCGGCTGCATGAGGCGGCTATGCAAGGGGAGAGCTTCGATCGGCCGGAACGGTTCGATTTAGCCTCTTACTGGCAGCAATCCATTGCGCAGTTCAAGTCTGAGCTGCCGCGTTATCCGGCGAAAATCCGCATGAAGGAAGCTGACCTTCCCCGATTTCGTAAGCAGTGGTATGTAACGGTTACGGCAGTAGGCACTGTTTATCAGGATGAAATCCAGGCGGATGTGCTTTTCAATACACTGGAATCCGCCTGCGAAATTTTGCTTAAATTCGGTTCAACGGTCGAGGCTCTTGAGCCGTTAGAGCTGCGCCAGAAGCTGCTTCAAGAGGTACAGTCAATGATGTCGCTTTATACGGACAAGCAAGAAGAAGGGCCAGATAAGCCGATTAAAGGGAACTAA
- a CDS encoding SDR family oxidoreductase: protein MKPLAGKVAVVAGATRGAGRGIAIGLGKAGATVYCTGRSVRGGLSNMNRQETIDETAEMVAAVGGIGIAVRVDHTVESEVQALFERVKAEQNGQLDLLVNDVWGGDPLTEWGKRFWEHSLEDGLLMQQRAVFSHMITSYYGAPLMTARKQGLIIEITDGVDSQYRGNLYYSLAKTSVIHLAKAMAEDLRPYGVTALALTPGFLRSEAMLEHFGVTKANWRDAAAQEPHFLMSETPAYIGRAVAALASDPEVHLKTGKALSTWGLSEEYVFDDEDGTRPHWGNYAATLETIPIPEASDGKST from the coding sequence ATGAAACCGTTAGCCGGAAAAGTTGCTGTTGTGGCGGGAGCGACAAGAGGAGCGGGCAGAGGGATTGCAATTGGTTTGGGGAAGGCAGGGGCAACCGTCTATTGTACAGGGCGCAGTGTGCGAGGCGGCTTGTCGAATATGAACAGGCAGGAGACTATTGACGAAACGGCGGAGATGGTTGCGGCAGTTGGGGGAATTGGCATTGCTGTGCGTGTAGACCATACGGTGGAGTCGGAGGTTCAGGCATTGTTTGAGCGGGTGAAAGCCGAGCAGAATGGGCAGTTAGACCTGCTGGTGAATGATGTATGGGGCGGTGATCCATTAACCGAGTGGGGCAAGCGGTTTTGGGAGCATTCGCTGGAGGATGGCCTGCTTATGCAGCAGCGTGCTGTTTTTTCTCATATGATTACCAGTTATTATGGTGCGCCGCTTATGACAGCTAGAAAACAAGGGCTCATCATTGAAATTACCGACGGAGTAGATAGCCAATATCGCGGCAATTTGTACTATAGCTTGGCCAAAACGTCGGTTATCCATTTGGCTAAAGCGATGGCAGAGGACTTACGCCCTTATGGCGTAACTGCTTTGGCTTTAACGCCGGGTTTTCTGCGTTCGGAGGCGATGCTGGAGCATTTTGGCGTGACGAAGGCGAATTGGCGGGATGCCGCTGCGCAGGAGCCGCATTTTCTGATGTCTGAGACACCTGCCTATATTGGTAGAGCGGTTGCCGCGCTCGCATCTGATCCAGAAGTACATCTCAAAACAGGGAAAGCGCTAAGCACTTGGGGGCTTTCGGAGGAATACGTGTTTGACGATGAAGATGGCACCCGTCCACATTGGGGGAACTATGCAGCTACCCTAGAAACGATTCCGATTCCGGAAGCGAGCGACGGAAAATCGACTTAA
- a CDS encoding Crp/Fnr family transcriptional regulator, with amino-acid sequence MSANSSNERGSFARPAIAQGEGIAAFFTPADLERITERMSMHRYEAGNHLFWEGDAASYHYLIVSGRIKLTRMMADGKSLTLSFASHGDFLGEYGGEGQLLHGMSAEATEDVVAGLIASDELELLLNTNGSMAVSFAKWLGMMQQISQSKLRDLTQFGKLGALASTLIRLSNMYGVLRPEGLHIDIRLTNNELAELIGATRESVNRMLAALKDEEVIKVVRGEIIILKLDELRTHCECPTGPACAKGVCRL; translated from the coding sequence ATGAGCGCAAATAGCTCTAACGAACGAGGCAGCTTCGCTCGACCTGCTATTGCACAAGGAGAAGGCATTGCGGCCTTCTTCACCCCAGCTGATTTGGAACGTATAACCGAGCGGATGAGCATGCACCGTTATGAGGCGGGCAATCATTTATTTTGGGAAGGCGATGCAGCGAGCTACCATTATTTAATTGTTTCAGGAAGAATAAAACTGACCCGGATGATGGCGGATGGCAAAAGCCTAACGCTGTCTTTTGCCAGTCATGGCGATTTTCTCGGTGAATATGGCGGTGAAGGACAACTGCTGCATGGCATGAGTGCTGAAGCAACGGAGGATGTTGTGGCTGGTCTTATCGCCTCTGACGAATTGGAACTGCTGCTTAATACAAATGGGAGTATGGCGGTCAGCTTTGCCAAGTGGTTAGGCATGATGCAGCAAATTAGCCAGTCAAAGCTTCGGGATTTGACGCAGTTCGGCAAATTGGGTGCGCTCGCTTCGACGCTGATTCGGCTTAGCAATATGTACGGGGTGCTGCGTCCAGAAGGGCTGCACATCGATATTCGCCTGACCAATAACGAGCTTGCCGAGCTGATTGGAGCAACGCGTGAAAGTGTCAATCGCATGCTTGCCGCGCTTAAGGATGAAGAAGTAATCAAGGTCGTCCGCGGTGAAATTATTATCCTCAAGCTCGATGAGCTTCGGACCCACTGTGAATGTCCGACGGGACCGGCCTGCGCGAAGGGCGTTTGCCGTCTGTAA
- a CDS encoding DoxX family protein, which yields MLYKWLRENRIAAGALLLLRLYVGYHWLESGWGKLTGGGFDTAGFLKNAVENPVADRATGLAVYPTYTAFIEHFALPNAKLFNFLIPLGEFLVGLGLIVGALTTTAVFFGLLMNFMFLFAGTISVNPWMVLLGVIIIVGGANAGKYGLDYYVLPLMRKWYQRLVPHKNDGESTGLKPSAR from the coding sequence ATGTTATACAAATGGCTGAGAGAAAATCGAATTGCGGCAGGTGCGCTGTTACTGCTTAGACTATATGTCGGGTACCACTGGCTGGAATCGGGCTGGGGCAAGCTGACAGGCGGGGGCTTCGATACGGCAGGATTTTTGAAAAATGCAGTTGAAAATCCAGTAGCTGACCGGGCGACAGGCCTCGCCGTCTATCCAACGTATACCGCATTTATCGAGCATTTCGCACTGCCTAATGCAAAGCTGTTCAATTTTTTAATCCCGCTTGGTGAATTTCTGGTAGGTTTGGGTCTCATCGTTGGTGCACTTACAACAACAGCTGTATTTTTCGGGCTTCTCATGAACTTTATGTTCCTCTTCGCAGGAACGATCTCGGTTAACCCATGGATGGTGCTGCTGGGTGTCATTATCATCGTCGGTGGCGCGAATGCTGGCAAATATGGTCTTGACTACTACGTGTTGCCACTGATGCGCAAATGGTATCAACGTCTTGTTCCTCACAAAAATGACGGAGAAAGCACCGGGCTGAAGCCCTCGGCGAGATGA
- a CDS encoding DoxX family membrane protein codes for MVLTGVMENRIAASIFAFLRLYIGIKWLSAGWVKLTGEGFNSAGFIANAVENPIMDKATGQLVYPMYTGFLENFALPNTGLFNLIIPIGEFLVGLGLIVGAFTTTAVLFGLLMNFMYLFAGSISMNPWMVLLGGIILIGGANAGKFGLDYFILPYLKTRYQRIAGKRLRDGESPFKPTAG; via the coding sequence ATGGTACTAACAGGGGTGATGGAGAACCGGATTGCGGCGAGCATTTTCGCATTTCTTCGCTTGTATATTGGGATAAAGTGGCTTTCGGCTGGCTGGGTCAAGCTGACTGGAGAAGGTTTTAACTCGGCGGGCTTTATAGCGAATGCCGTCGAAAATCCGATCATGGATAAAGCGACAGGCCAGCTTGTTTATCCTATGTACACGGGGTTTTTGGAGAATTTCGCCTTGCCCAACACAGGCCTATTTAATCTCATTATTCCCATTGGTGAATTCCTTGTGGGCCTGGGCCTAATTGTAGGTGCATTCACCACGACGGCCGTATTGTTCGGATTGCTCATGAATTTCATGTATTTATTTGCAGGCTCTATATCCATGAATCCTTGGATGGTGCTGCTCGGCGGCATTATTCTAATCGGAGGAGCCAATGCAGGCAAGTTCGGGCTGGATTATTTCATCTTGCCCTACTTGAAAACAAGATATCAACGTATCGCTGGCAAAAGACTGAGAGATGGAGAGAGTCCATTTAAGCCGACAGCTGGCTAG
- a CDS encoding tyrosine-type recombinase/integrase: MWQHEIIDTYTQELELFSIWMKNKGMTAATQRAYLSDTQHFLHMVHPKALDQVGKLDMVRFMSACREKGAGDEARNRKLSSVRSFYKALIELEALSVNPAALIAKSKQEKGRIPVYLEEDELEQLVAAIGGKYYERNLAIMLLMCYAGLRVGEVHRLNMQHFHSDGSLHILGKGRKWRVVPLPAPLQEVLRRAIEARKAPGQLKEQAMFVSQFGRRLSIRMIQTVADETIGLMKERLPELEGKKLSSHKLRHSFATLQIRSGTDIRTLQELMGHASIATTQIYTHIDNKQLQNAMNNIAGKMKIGSRKA; this comes from the coding sequence ATGTGGCAGCATGAAATTATCGATACGTACACGCAGGAGTTGGAGCTGTTCTCCATCTGGATGAAAAACAAAGGGATGACGGCAGCGACGCAGCGGGCCTATTTAAGTGACACCCAGCATTTTTTACATATGGTACATCCGAAGGCGCTCGATCAGGTTGGAAAATTGGATATGGTGCGATTTATGTCTGCTTGTCGTGAAAAAGGGGCAGGGGATGAAGCGCGCAATCGCAAGCTCTCCTCCGTGCGTTCCTTTTATAAGGCGCTAATCGAGCTAGAGGCTCTCAGCGTTAATCCAGCTGCGCTTATTGCCAAGTCAAAGCAAGAGAAGGGGCGCATCCCTGTCTATTTGGAGGAGGACGAGCTGGAGCAGCTTGTTGCTGCGATTGGTGGAAAATATTATGAGCGTAATCTCGCGATAATGCTGCTCATGTGTTATGCGGGGCTGCGGGTAGGCGAGGTTCATCGACTGAACATGCAGCATTTTCATTCCGACGGCTCGCTTCATATTCTCGGAAAAGGGCGGAAATGGCGAGTTGTCCCGCTGCCTGCGCCACTACAGGAGGTGCTTCGCCGGGCGATAGAGGCGCGAAAAGCGCCAGGGCAATTGAAGGAACAGGCGATGTTCGTCTCGCAATTCGGCAGGCGGCTATCTATTCGCATGATTCAGACCGTTGCGGATGAAACAATTGGACTGATGAAGGAAAGGCTCCCAGAGCTTGAGGGAAAAAAGCTTTCCAGTCATAAGCTAAGGCACTCCTTTGCGACGCTGCAAATTCGCAGCGGTACGGATATTCGTACGCTGCAGGAGCTTATGGGCCACGCGAGTATAGCGACGACCCAAATTTATACGCATATAGACAACAAACAGCTGCAAAATGCGATGAATAATATTGCGGGTAAAATGAAGATTGGCAGCAGAAAAGCTTAG
- a CDS encoding Ger(x)C family spore germination protein, translated as MRIRHKAKHLFLIVLCTAVMFLQTGCWSKDEIEDQSIYVGMGLDPASESRLEKQFRKEGSDYRKRKLLTYTLQIINVQSENQRGGGQTASSQKPYYNISETGDSMFQLIREFSTRMERPVIGHHLKVIVINERLARKYSMNELLDFFLRDNDIRPSCQVLVSKGSARGTMVAKDNTVIPSLRLYGLIDNRYRSLSILEPMTLSKLEGKMHGEQSYLLQNVIAADGEVKFSGSSIIKGKTQRLQGILNEEETIGSVWLMGNGKGGLVKSYHENRQPVVYEVKGMKSKITSKVAGDDISFHVSIESKGRLIEEWANTNETIDSAFRKQVEEATEKEVRRLTSLALKKVQKQYGIDVLGFGKQFSIQHPRKWEKIKDRWEEIFPEIPITVSIDMEITEYGAKITR; from the coding sequence ATGCGAATAAGACATAAAGCAAAACACCTGTTTCTTATCGTCTTATGTACGGCAGTGATGTTCCTGCAAACGGGCTGCTGGAGCAAGGATGAGATCGAGGATCAGAGCATCTATGTTGGCATGGGACTGGATCCGGCGAGTGAATCGCGTCTGGAAAAACAGTTTCGCAAAGAAGGCAGCGACTATCGCAAGCGCAAGCTGCTCACATACACGCTGCAAATTATTAATGTGCAATCAGAAAACCAGCGTGGCGGAGGGCAGACGGCTAGCTCGCAAAAGCCGTATTATAATATTTCGGAAACCGGAGATTCAATGTTTCAGCTTATTCGTGAGTTTTCAACACGGATGGAGCGTCCGGTCATTGGTCATCATTTGAAGGTGATTGTTATTAATGAAAGGCTGGCACGAAAATACAGCATGAATGAGCTGCTGGATTTTTTCTTGCGCGATAATGACATTCGTCCAAGCTGTCAGGTGCTCGTTAGCAAAGGAAGCGCACGCGGTACGATGGTCGCTAAAGATAATACGGTTATCCCATCCTTACGACTTTATGGGCTGATTGATAACCGCTATCGCTCTCTGAGCATATTGGAGCCGATGACTTTATCGAAGCTGGAGGGGAAAATGCATGGGGAGCAAAGCTATTTGCTGCAAAATGTCATTGCGGCAGATGGCGAGGTCAAATTTTCCGGCAGCTCTATCATAAAAGGTAAAACGCAAAGGCTGCAGGGGATTTTAAACGAAGAAGAAACAATCGGCTCTGTATGGCTGATGGGGAATGGGAAAGGCGGCTTGGTTAAAAGCTATCATGAGAATCGGCAGCCGGTTGTCTATGAGGTCAAAGGCATGAAAAGTAAAATAACTTCTAAAGTAGCAGGTGATGATATTTCTTTTCATGTAAGCATAGAATCGAAGGGGCGGCTCATTGAAGAATGGGCGAATACGAATGAAACGATTGATTCGGCATTCAGAAAGCAGGTGGAGGAAGCGACCGAGAAGGAGGTCCGGAGGCTGACCAGTCTGGCGCTCAAAAAGGTTCAGAAGCAATATGGAATAGATGTGCTCGGTTTCGGAAAGCAGTTTAGTATTCAGCATCCGCGCAAGTGGGAGAAAATAAAAGACCGCTGGGAAGAGATATTTCCTGAAATCCCGATTACCGTAAGTATTGATATGGAAATTACCGAATATGGGGCTAAAATTACTCGTTAG